The sequence AAAAATTATTCCTAAATAAATGGGTTTAATACAAACGTAAAAAGGAGTTAAAAGTTATGTTTCATGTATTAATTTCTTCGATCTTCACCCCAAAGTAGTTTTTTTCTTATTGTTTTTAAGAAGCCTTCCTCTTTGAATTCGATCATATTTATCTGAAAAGAGGTTTTTTTTATCCTTAATAGGGTGTCGTTGGTAACAGATGTGATTCTTGAATCTAAAGAAACTAAATATTGCTCTTCTCTACCGGAGACTTTCAATTCTATTTCTGTGTCATCTGGAATAACCAAGGGTCTTGCGTTTAAATTATGTGGAGCAATTGGTGTTATTGCAAGGCTTTTTACTTCTGGTATTAAAACTGGGCCACCACAACTTAGTGAGTATCCCGTTGAACCAGTTGGTGTTGATATTATTAATCCGTCTGCCCAATAAGATGTTAGATATTCACCATTTAAATAGGTGTCTATTGTAATCATGGAAGTGGTATCTTTTCTAGAAACAGTTACTTCGTTTAATGCAAAATTTAAATCTACTAAATCCGGATTTCTTGGTGAACAAGTTAAACTTAATAAGCTTCTTTTGGAGATTGTATAATCTCTTGATAGGATTTTAAGTAGCATAACTTCAATGTTTTGTACCTGAACAGTTGCCAAAAAACCTAGTCTTCCTGTGTTTATTCCAATAATAGGTATCTTTTTGTCTCGAACATAAGTCACAGCTCTTAGTATTGTTCCATCTCCACCTATGCTAATTAGTGCTTCAATATCGTTGTTTAACTCTTCGTGATTTGAATAGGTATTGCATTTGTCTTTTAA is a genomic window of Flavobacterium jumunjinense containing:
- a CDS encoding NAD kinase translates to MKIAIFGQHYQSSTEEIIEKVLEVLLQNNTTLIIEESYFNSISSPLKDKCNTYSNHEELNNDIEALISIGGDGTILRAVTYVRDKKIPIIGINTGRLGFLATVQVQNIEVMLLKILSRDYTISKRSLLSLTCSPRNPDLVDLNFALNEVTVSRKDTTSMITIDTYLNGEYLTSYWADGLIISTPTGSTGYSLSCGGPVLIPEVKSLAITPIAPHNLNARPLVIPDDTEIELKVSGREEQYLVSLDSRITSVTNDTLLRIKKTSFQINMIEFKEEGFLKTIRKKLLWGEDRRN